GCCAAGGCAGCACTCAGTCCATGGAGGGCAGAGGTACATTTTTTCTGATGGAGAGAAAGTTCGTCTGTCTCTTCCTATCAGTCCAGAGTCCCTCCTAGGCCAAGTTTACTTCCATTCAACTTTGGGGACGGGGTTGCTTGGGAAGAGACCAAGCCTAAATCAGCATCTTTTCTTCCCATCCATGGGGGAAGGGAAGGTTCCAAAGAGGTGATGTCACAATGGCAAGGAAATGAATTGCGGAGCCATCATCTATCAGGGCTGCAGGATCAAAGCGGTCGCTGAGCATATAAGTTCCTATTTACAGCTAGCCTCCCTGAGATCCTGCATGCCCATGTTACCCGAGCAACAGCACACTCCGGAGGATGCTTTGCATTTTTATTCACACCACATATGTTTCCACTCTAGGACAAAAATAATATGAAAAGTCTGTGAACCCAAATCTCCTTGGCTCAACTCCCTTTCccaattctgtctctctctctctctctccctctcccccccacctctctctcactGATATATGGGAGGGGAGGAGGCATCCATACTCTCTCCATCCCATCAAGCAATAATTATTTGTATTCCTTGATGAtccagcaaaaataaataattaaaaaaaagcaattaacCAGCTTGATTATTTGGGGAGTCTTGGTAATACAGTTCTTTTGCTGATAAAATGAATAATATGTTCTAAGCAACTTTCAGGAAAGACAGGGTGAAAGGCACCCCTTTGAGTGTTTCTGTGGGAAGGAAATGCTGAAAGCTTCAACATTATGGTGATCATCATCAAGCCTCCAAGAACTGCAGGAACATAGAATTGAGTTCTATTCTATGTTCAATgtagagttgaaagagacctcagaggtcttctagtctaaccccctgcttgagcaggaaaccctacatccatttcagacaaatggctgtccagtctctttttgaaagcctcccgtgatggagcacccacgacttctgaaggcaaactattctattggttgattgctctccctgttagaaaatgtctccttagttctaggttgcttctctcttgattagtttccaactattctttcttgtcttgccttttggtactttggaaattagtatttaaactattttttttaaaaaaaataggttttttttttaggatgCATGGTGttatgtcttcttcactctaccaTCGAACTACAGCTTCTCTCATATCAAATCCCATCTAGGAGTGAAAGCTGCATTGATTGACTTTGGATCTTTGTATACCCTCCCGTCTTTTTTCCTTGTTTCACCTGTTCTTCATTGATAGATATGCCAGCAAAAAATAACATATTACTAAAGCTCTTGAGCAATTTTCTCTATCGCTGGATTATCACTGCCATGGTTCCCAAAGTAATGGGAGCTACAGCACTAGTGATCTCTGAGAGCTGGATTGAAGAAGGCTATTCTGAAAAAAAGGTAAAgggaaaagttcccctcacacatatgtgctagttgttcctgactaggGGATggagctcatctctgtttcaaagctgatgaGCCAGTGCtgcccgaagatgtctctgtggtcatgtagctggcatgactgaatgccaacggaaggctgttaccttcccaccaaaggtggtccctatttttctacttgcattttttacgtgctttggaactgctaggttggcagaagctgggacaagtaacgggagctcaccctgttacacggcagcactagggattcgaaccactgaactgccgacctttcgatcgacaagctcagcgtcttagccactgagccaccacgtcccctactCTATTCTGAATAGCAATGCATAAATTAATAGTCAGCTGGGTTCTCCCTGCTGTCTGGTTGAACCTAAGCTTCAACACCCTGCCACATTGTTTCTGCTGCTGAAAAGCTCACTATCTGATATACttttgctcccccccccaaatacttTTCTAAAGCGTTCCGCACAGCAAAATGATTTTCTGTTTCTAGTCTTTAATTTTTTGAGCTCGAAAAACATCTATGTGCAGTTGCCTTGTTCCACTGTTTCATTCCTGGGCTAAGTTTGCAGTGTGTCCTTCCTTTCTCATAGTCCCTGTCTTTTTGTAGTGTTAGATCAGGGCTGTTCTACTCCAGTGCTTGATTGCGTGGAAATTATAACCAACGCCCAAAGTGCTTGCATGGAGGGAAAAAGTTCTAAACTAAACTTGACACAATTGTATATATAGCTGGATCAAAATTCTTTGGGCTGAATCCAGACATAGCTTTAAAAGTaggagtgtgggggggggaaactcatTTGGTTTGAATTTTAATATAAACTGCCTTTAATTTGTACTTCCTGGATTAATAGACAGACTTAGAATGCAGTTAACATGCAGCTTTCATATTCCCCAAATTTAACAATGCAGTTgtgagatgttttttttaaaaaaagttgttcaGAAACGGAGCAACTTTTTAGGAATTTAGGAAGTTGGGAAACAAAAGAAATGCATGGAAAATCCTtgagaaaaatatacatataataaaAAGGGCGACATGACAAAAACCTGCCAGGTGGTATGAAAACAAACAGCATGGAGATGTCTACGAAAAAAAGATGAACATTGCAAAACGTTACAGTCCTTCATCCATAAGACGGCCAGCTGAAAttgttgggaattatattattctTAATTATATCAAAGAAACATTGCTAAGCATAGCAGTTTTAAAGCGTGGGGTTTTAGCAGTCATTCAAGAGGAGTTGCATATATCAGAAACACacgatagctttttttttaataaacattctCTCAATATTCAGTAATAttggagagaggagggggaaaaaatgaggcaGATGAACTGGATGACCTGAATGGTGAATCAAATTCTGTGGCTTTTGAAATTACTACAGGTCAGACTTAAATGACAACTTTGCCTTTCTCAGATCCTTCTTAatcattttgaagaaagaaagaaaaagaaggaagaaagagaaccaTTTTAAAAACTGCAGAGTTTTATAAGatacaaacacattttttttaacctcacTATCAAATCTAGAAATTTCCCTGCTCTATTGtgtatatgaaagaaaaaaaacccaataaatattCTGATCCTGACTAAACCATCGATTGATTGGTCTTACTGGTTGTTCTGACTTCCCCAAATCTGTAACTTGATTGAAAACAGGTACTGTAGACAGACAAATCAATATAATTTTGTCAGCTGCAAATCAAATCAAAGTTAAAAGCCATGCAATTACGATAGACAAACCGGGAGGTTAAAACGTTTGCATTAAAAGTGAGCAATTGAACTGAATAATAGTCACCGCGATCCTCTCCTTAAGCTTGAAGAAAGCTTCAACTCTTTACTGACTTTTGTGTTGTGATAGGGTTGTGACAGCCCTATCACACCATATGGAAAGTTTattgaccataatgggcaggaaTTCATCCTCCCGTTCCTCTCAGAGCAGTTCAGAGCAAGACAAGCATTTTAGACATCCAACTGTAAGCGGTTCCActtattatttttgcatttttactggcagaaaaTGGAAAAGCATTTGTGGGATATTCTGGCCAAGGTGTAAAACACTTCATTGGCAGAGATGAGGAGGAAAGATGCATATCACCGAACTACCCTGACTGCTTTCTACCCTTTCTCTCATTGGCAGAAAGAACTGTGGTCGCAAGTGATATATTGAGACAATTATGATCCCCTCGGCTCTCAAAGAACTTGGCTGAAACAAACCAGCTGCCAGGTTTGGGTGTAAGCTGGTAATGTTCCATCAGGAGAGGTAAAAGGAACAGAAGAGCCGACCCAGAAGAGAGAATGATGGGAAATATATTTTGGAGCTTTGAAGCAAGACAAAAACAATGCATTTCATGGTCCTTTGGGGGACGTTAACaaactggggaggatgaaaaattgATTCTCATCAAAGCGGGAACTTATGGAAAGTCCTGGCTttgctctgcctctctctctcttcccttccattaTTCAAGTCACTGCTCATTTTTTTGGGAATTAGTTAATTAACCTGATTGCCAACTCCGCTGTTGTAACCAAGCAATTTAAGGGAGAGCAGCCCAACTCAAAAATTCCTGATATTACCCAACTATTGCTCATCCAGCTGTCTGAAATGTTTTATAATTCTAATCCATCCCGCCCGCTGAGATCTGTTGAAACAGATATATTTTACAGATGAAGATTCTTGCTAGGTTTCTGCGAATGCTCAGAAAATTCCCAGCGCGGGCAGACATTTCATAATGGCATTttcaaacaggttttttttataattccaataaataaatgcataaatgatagccgcaaaaaaacaaaaaacttccaGAGGAAGCAATGTTTCCTTATGACATGTGAGGAGAAGAaaattaagtgattttttttcactTGCTGTATAAAAAGGGTTTTGGATCAATGGAAAATGTTCTTAAAAAGAATTCAACAGTTTCAAGTTTATGTcctttataaatttattaaaatgtcCCAGCTAAGTTAAGGGCTACTAAAACCTTTAAAATTTTGGCATCTATACAGAAAGGGATGGGGCAAATTATCTTgcaatgcaacaaaatgtttatgtATTTTTCCCTAAATGTGTACAATTTATGGacgtctttcttcttcttctctataTTGGAAATATTCGAGGCAGTACAAATTTCTTCCCTAGCCTTGGTTGCTATAATTTGTCAACTCAAGAGAAGGCAACAGTGGTGCCTAAAACAAATCTGCACATGCCTGTAGTAGAGAGGAAGTCCTTGTAGAAATAAATAAGGTTGCTCTTAGTTCTAATTCTATCCTTAACTCAGGATCAGGCTCTTTTACATTCAAGATATTTAGCTTTGCATCCTCTTGGCTCTACAATTAATTGATGGCATCTCCcgcaaattaaaaatattaaaaatgtagcTCAAAGGATGGTTTTGTTCTTTGCAAATTAGAATTATTAACTGAttgttataaaataataaatagttaATAAAGTATTAGATTTATACAGCTATAAAATTAGAGGGACTTGGgtcttaatatttaaatattaaatatcagTGAACGCAAGAATCTAAAGGCTAAAGGTGAAAAAAATGTATCATTCATATTGAGTCCAATTCTGCGTTGGGAggagattgtttttttaaagaggggtgcacaattttttttcagatcaaGGGCTGTGTTCTAAAAGTAGGGAAAACCTTAGCAATGTGGTCGGAACAAGAAGAAAAACGtagcttgattttattttaacattaaacCAATCAAAATggttaatttaatataattagcagttaattaaatgaaatttaaaaactttATCAAGGCTGTTCCCCACATGTTTAATAATTCTCTCCGTTTGTCACAAGAAATATTAAAAGTCAGCAGGAAATGGAATTCGGGGAGAGTTTGATGGCTGCACCAAATGCTTGGGAAATACTCCTTGTATACCAGGTTCAAAGCATATCTGTGTGGCAAATATCTGAATAAGAGGAAATCTGATGAAACAAATATCCTACCAAGATCAAGTCCATGAGGTGAATTGCctcaaactgattttttttggggggggggatcttaAATGAAATCCATTTTCCCCAACTTCCAATTCCCCCACCAAGTTTTGACCAAATTATAATCCTGTGTACCTGAAATTTCCCCAAAACTGAAGCGGTATTAAAGAGGGGGAATATTGTCAAAAATGCTATTGTTCCAAAACCTGCTTATTGGTAAAGCTTTTAGAATATTAAATTAAACTGTAAGCCTTCAACATAGGgaggggcttcaattcccagatgtGCGTGGATTTCTGAATAATAAACAATGACGATGCCAGCAGAGGAACGCTGAGAATGGAAGTTCACTCATCTAGAGAGCAAACAGGTTGGAATATTGTAATTGGACTTACCTATACCGTGCAGTTTATGGCATTCTAGGAAAGCCTTCCCAATCTGACTCTCTAATCCAATCTTCCCAATCTGCATCCACTAAATATTAACATGCTACTCGGTACTCAGATTTCTAATTTAAAACATCTAAGAGTTGATGAAAGTTGCTCTTGAATCCATTGGAGATGATGGAAAGGCTAAATCTGCTCTCCTTTTTTCTAGTGTTAGAAAGAAGAATGTTCATGCCAAAAACTTTTTTGGGTCAAGCGCAAGTCCCCCTGGGTTGCTTGCAAATCAGAGatagtataacagaataacagttagaagggaccttgaaggtcttctagtccaaccccctgctcaatcaggaaatcctataccatttctgacaaatagttgcccaatcgcttctttaaaatctccagtattggcgaaaccacaacttctggaggcaagtcattccattcattaatttttctcactgtcaggaaatttctccttagttctaggtttgcttctctccttgattagttttcatccattgcttcttgtcctgccttcaaggtgctttggagaataggttgaccctctatttaataatataaatataagataAGATTAAGCACCATTGGTCCCCTCCACATTGTGGAGGAAGCGGTAACAACGACTTGAAATCATTTGATTTTATAAGATCCGATTGAGAGAATCAGGTGAGCCAAGCAAATCTGGTATTAACATTCTTCATGCTGCTGTTGGACCCAAGAAGTGATTTATGTTTACATGCAGGATATCTTCCTTTTTCTGAAATTAACCCAGAGCAAGAAACCTTTATGGTATTTTTCATAACTCAACCTTACCTACTCTGAAATGCCGGCATATCAAATGAAATAATAACATCTATTAAGATGGAATATTATTTTCTAGATAAATGGACATTAGCTGTAATAAATTTCGATTTCTGGACATAGTTCAATAtctgtctccgtctctctctccctccctccctccctctctctttctctctctccctctttctctttctctctctctctctttctctctcttcctctctctctttgtttctctctctttctctttctctctctcccgctttctttctctctctttctctctctccttctctctttctctttctctcccgccctctctttctctctctccctcgctttctctttctttctctgtcttgctctttctccctctccctctccctctctctccctctctctctttatctctccctcttctctttatctctccctctctctctttctctctctcaggaaGAGAGAGAGTCAATCTCTTCTATCAACATTATATGTTAATAGATCCCCCCCCAATGCATATTTATTAATAAAcaaaggaaaggggggaaatggaGAAAGCAACAAAATGAGAGGCGTGTTCCTAAGTTGAAAACGGTACTTTCTTGGCTTTAAACAATGTACACAGAGTTGTCCGTAGAATCCAACCATTTTATCATGTAGAAAAGGAGGCAGAGCTGGCACCACAATTCTACTTTGTCATTTGCCTCTCCTTGACACACTCATGCACACCCATGCAACCAAGCAATATGGATTATGCAGAAACCACGAGGACTGGATGTCTGTTTTTCATCATTTCTTTCAAAGTTAAGGCTGATGGTTTCAGGAAGCAAGATATCTGCTGAATGCAAATATGGCTGGCCTGTGAACAGAGCCAGAATATCCTTTTGAAGGGGTATTCTGGCTCTGTTCACAGGCCAATCCTCCTTCATCTTTTGAAGATTTGCTGCAGCAAATCAAGAGGAACGGTGGGATTCTTTGAATAGAGGATCCACAACCTTTTTGAGCCAATGAGCACATTTGGAGTTTGCCGCAAGGATTGCTTATATACCAAGAGGCAAAGCTTGAAGGTTTGTTCTCCGGGCTTGTGGGTCGGTTTCCGAATGTTTCTTTACCAGACTAGGTCTTCAGCAGAATTTAGAACACCAACACTGACGTTTCCTAAATTTCTCTGAAAATGTCACCTAGCCTGGTAGCAAAATGTTCGGAAACTGACCCACAAACTTGGAGAATGAACTTCCACCCttcatcctacacctgagctactGATATTTGCCACTGTTGCAAATCAAGAGGCAAAGCCTGCCATTTTGTGCTTGTAAAAAAACTCTGAGATTGACACGGACTTCAATGCAAATGCAAGACGGACTTGAGGCAGGCCCATTGCCGTATACTTACCTTTTAGCTCTcatctctattttaaaaaaatataataaatcagaCAGGTTGCTTGGCAGGTGCCAAAGAAAGCCTTGGGAATCATATTGTTACCATCCATGACTGGAGACCCAAAGTgtaaatttatttacttatttattttgtcgcgtACATATTAGatgatatatataagtataagcatgaattgaatacatgaagtgaatacaattaaagggagcattaggacagggacggcaggcacgctggtgctcctaTGCACCAGTTCAATTATAGACCAGTTCAATTCTGAGTGGATTTGAACAGGGGAAACTCAACTGTGGCTGCAGAAACCTGCAAagaattttgctttgctttgcttctccACTGGCATAACCTTTCCTCCTGCTGGGGGGTCAGCCTTCCAAACTCCACAGCAGCATCTGAGCACGCTCTCTCGGCAGGGGGAATGGTGTGTGGACGGGACATTGGCTCTTATTTCCTTGTGATACTTTAAAGACTACCCAATTACTGTTACAGATGTACAAGGCCCACAACCATCAGCTCCATGAAGAACTTGCCCTTACAGTaaagtataataaatatattttgttgttgttgttgttagttgcgaagtcgtgtccgacccatcgcgaccccatggacaacattcctccaggccttcctgtcctctaccatcctctggagtccatttaaactcatgcctactgcttcagtgactctatccagctacctcattctctgtcttccccttcttcttttgccctcaatttttcccagcattaggctcttctccagggagtccttccttctcattaggtagccaaagtatttcagtttcatcttcaggatcttcaggccttctaaagagcagtcagggttgatctcctctaggactgacttgtttgtttgccttgcagtccaagggattcttaggagtcttctccagcagcagagtttaaaggcctcaattctttggcgctcagccaaaTATAtttacgggggtgggtgggtgaaaatGGGGGTGGTAGTGGTAGAAGGTGAGAGGTGACAGTTTTACCTTAATGGTTTTGGGGAACTATTCGGGGCTAGCATTAAGGTTTGATGGCTGACAGCAAGGAGCTCAGTGCTGTAAAGATTTGTCACTCTGTATAAATCTAGCTCATTTTATTGGCTGCATTATTAATGGAGTCTTCTTTATCTTGAgaggtaaaaaataataatgaagatcttcatctcttttctttttgctaATTTCCCTATCTCCCAGTTCAGCATCATCTACAATCTGTGACTTTCGGCAGAAATGTCTCCTTCACAGACTCAGTTTtcgttttcttttcttattcaaATACATGCAACGTCCTTTGTGATTATTTTCTCAGCGTAGGCTttgaaagccacctgggaaagccaaggggaaacatcaaaaccataaaaaaagcgaaagttagactATTTTGgatatgtgatgcgacacccagaaaaatatggcaaaCTTCACTTAATCTTCCAATGAAAGATTggaggcaaatgaggtccaggcagaagaagaacatcatggcttcaaaatctaagggactggtttggacaaaactcgacagcactttttcgtgcggctgttgataaaaataggatcgtcaACATGATCTCCATTGTCCAATGACAGatgtggcacaagaagaagaagaaggctttGAAAACATTACCTTCCTCAATACAGTCTGTGTTgggttttgtaaaaaaataagaatCCCTGTGCAGTATGACTGGAAGGAAAGGGCATTAGAGATGCCATTCAAGGTTGCCGACAACCTTAACCTTAAAAATCCTTTTTTCCCTCTCAACTTTTAGATCGCCTGTTGCTGTTCATCCCTTGTACTGGCAAGTCGCCTGCCTTCGTCAAGCCAGCAGGCAGTGAGAAATCCCTACCAGCCTTGTCCCGCCTTGTCTTGCTTTGCCTTGCCCCATTGGGTGCGAAAGAAAAGGCAGATAAATTGGCAGGCAGAGGGGCAAGACAGTTTTGATATCTCCTGGCCAGGCAAGATCCAAGCCTCCTGGGTTATATAAAATTTCTATGGATGCATAGAAACTCTTtttcttgggttgttgttgttagttgcgaagtcgtgtccaacccatcgtgaccctatggacaacattcctccaggccttcctgtcctctaccatcctctggagtccatttaaactcatgcctactgcttcagtgactccatccagccacctcgttctttgtcgtcccattcttcttttgccctcaatctttcccagcattaggctcttctccagtgagtccttctttctatgGATGCTTAGAAACTCTTTTCTTGGgcaacacattgattttgctgcccACCTCTCAGTCTTGGGAAGAAAAGCTGCAAAGGAAGATATTGTGGCAATTTGGCTTTGATTGGATTTATTGGGActacttcttcattttcttcttcttggaagCAGAAAATATATTTGCACATATGCCCCAATCTTCAACCTAGCTGCCTTGCATATTATAGATTGTGTGATCCTATCgttctttcccccccaccaaaaaaagttattttaaaagttaGTTTTTAAAACAGATGATTCTAATAACTATACAAAACATAGCTAAAATCACCATCCATCCCCAGCTATGTGCCTTCCCAATGTTTTGAACTACATATCCCATAATTAACTGGGCTTTTGGCCATACTGTCTATGcattagaagggaagggaagcctgAGGAAGACTCCTCAAAAGCAAGGCTCACACAgcctaaaacagaggtctccaaccttggcaactttaagctggctgaggaattctgggagttgaagtcctccaggcttaaagttgccaaggttgaagacccctggcctaaaacaTTAACTTGTTAAGTCTATTAGGTTATATATATTACTTGTAAGTCCTATTGAATTCAGTGAGCTTACTTTAAAGTAACCACAGGGGACTGCGCTACAGATAGTCTTATgactacaattaaaaccagaatttctgttcttaagcaagGCACTTGTTGAGTGAGTCATGCCCagttttcagcctttttttttgccatgatcgTTAAACAAATCAtggcatttgtttatttatttttatttatttgttaacttTATTAGCCACTGATCTCCCTATGGGGCTtaccataataaaaaaaagttgtgaaTCATAACTGAAtcataagtgaatcatgcagttgtttagTGCAGAGGTTCCCAAGCCTCGGTCTGTGGACCAGCACCAGTTCACGGCATGCCACAAACCGGTCCACACAAACAAGccaagccccatccacaggatgcaggcagcacgcaaAACTACGGCCCCTCCGGACCACGGAAAAGCCTCCCTTCATGGAATCGGTCCCTGGTGCCTGAATGGTTGGGGgctccggcttcccccattgactttgcttgttggaagccagctgggaaggttgcaaatggtaatcagatgaccccaggacactacaaccgttgTAATGCCGGTTGCCAAGAACCCAAATTTCGATCACgggaccatggggaatgctgcgaCGGTTGCAAGTGTGAGGACTAGCTATCAGTcgctttttagtgccgttgtaactttgaacagtcactaatcgaagggttgtaagtcaaggactacctgcatatggtTATCACATGCTTCTCCTGCCTAGAGTAgggagcaagcaagcaagcaagtgcTATACAGTAATAGCAAACGGGCACAAAGGGTCagggccaaaaaaaaacaacccctgcATTTCTTCCATTTAAGCTGAGCCCATTTTGAAAAGCCTTCTGTTTAACTCAAATGCTGAGacacagcttctcaaacggaggtcagctcacttgagagagagagagagagcgctgaaTTCTCCAAGAGTCCAAAGAGAGAACTTCTTCGAAGCAACAAGCAGGCAGGCAGCCTACCCAGAAGTGGAGATGGCACCGTTGACTACGGATCAGCCTTGAAGGAAGAGAGCTACTCTGCAATTTTCAGGGCAGAGttgcgggtggggtggggtgaggtggggtggggtgggggtgtcagGCCGGCAGTTCCCTGTCAATTACAACCGATGAAGGGAATGACCTCTGGCATCCAGGCGGCCGGTTGGAGCATCTGTGTCTCAGAGTtgaaggaggggggtgggtgggttttggAGAAGAGAGAATgccgaggaaaaaaaaaagaagagaaggcaaTCTGGAACCCATAAGCTCCCTTGATGTTTGCATTATTGTGCACGGTTGTATTGGTCTGCACACAGCCCCTCCCCTCAAACTCCCTACCCTATCCGTAAAGGGCTTTAAGAGACTTTTAACAATGTCCCTCCTCTCTTTAAGCCctaaaggaggggggaaaggaaggtgAATAAGCAGATCAGCGAAGGTTGgagccacacacaaaaaaaaccattTGAAGTCTTCCAAATCTCAGCTCTTGGGGATCCTCGTCCTGGAGTTTGCTCAACCTGGTTGGCTTCTATGCACTGTGGCCTGCAAGGTCCAGCTCCTCATCCTGTGCTcggaagggaaagggaggccgACGTGGAGAGGATGAAAGAGGAGAGCATGTGCCCAGACTCACCGGAGGGCAGCCTGGGAACCAGCGAGGAGGAGAGTGAGAAGATGCCCAAGAAGAGTCTTCGGAAGAGGAGCCAGCTGGGTAAACCTTTGACTTCAGCCCCTCCAGAGTACAGCAGCAGCCCTTTGCCACAGGGGAAGCGCAGCAAGCGCAGCCCCGTGTCCCAGACTTTTGAGGACATGCACACACAGCGGGTAATCGCCAATGTGCGGGAGCGTCAGCGCACCCAGTCACTCAACGACGCCTTTGCTGAGCTGCGCAAGATCATCCCCACCCTGCCTTCGGACAAACTCAGCAAGATCCAGACCCTCAAGCTGGCTGCCCGCTACATCGACTTCCTTTACCAGGTCCTGCAGAGTGACGAGCTTGACCACAAGATCTCCAGCTGCAACTACCTGGCCCATGAGAGGCTCAGCTACGCCTTCTCTGTTTGGAGGATGGAAGGGGCCTGGTCCATGTCGGCATCCCACTGAGGTCCAGCAACAGGTATGTTCCCTCTTGCGCCCcactctttcctccccccagcTGCCTCTTGTCCTCTGCCAGCATTACAACTCCCCTGGAGaagaaacccagtggtgggagagGACAAAGCGCCTCTTTTTGGTTTCAGAATTGGGAACGTAGCACTTGACCGTTTaacagcccccccacccaaaaaaagagagagcaactTTGACCATGTGCAGAGTGTCTTTCCATCACCAGGGAACAACTCAGCCAACTGCCCCACGGCTGGATTTAGGGAATAAGTGTTTCGAGGTCCAAAGACCTGATCTCCAGATTGACTTGAGATCCTGGCGACGTTGGGCTGCAATAGACAGGcaattggggttttgtttttttgttttttttaaaagagagcacCGAAAGTGTTATCTCTAGAGACTCTGCTTTCACTTTTGTTCCACTATCACCTGTCAGTGTAACCTTCTTCTCAGGCAAAGGCAACAGGTTGGATAATAGAGACCCCATACCAAAGGCAAACAACACTCTCTCTCCCTGACATCTCCCCCCCAAACAAAAGGAGCTATTATCGTGAGTTTCCAGCCTGAAAATGTCTATTTTTAAGCCTTTGGGCAAAGCTCCAATGCATGCAGCCCTAA
This genomic window from Ahaetulla prasina isolate Xishuangbanna chromosome 2, ASM2864084v1, whole genome shotgun sequence contains:
- the LOC131191266 gene encoding twist-related protein 2-like, with the protein product MHCGLQGPAPHPVLGREREADVERMKEESMCPDSPEGSLGTSEEESEKMPKKSLRKRSQLGKPLTSAPPEYSSSPLPQGKRSKRSPVSQTFEDMHTQRVIANVRERQRTQSLNDAFAELRKIIPTLPSDKLSKIQTLKLAARYIDFLYQVLQSDELDHKISSCNYLAHERLSYAFSVWRMEGAWSMSASH